The window ATCGGCCGCACCTGGCGGGACTACGAGCATTTCGACGAGGCGCGCAAGGAATTGGAGATCGCGTTGCGACTCGACCCGCGCGTCCGGCGCGCGAACTACTACCTGGGCACGATCCTGATCCGCAGGCCCGACGCCCTGCGCGACGCCATCGTGGCGTTCCAGCGCGAATTGGCGATCGCCCCGGACGACTACCTCTGCAACCTGAACGCCGGCATCGCGCTCACCGCCGACCGCCGCGCCGCCGAAGCCGTTCCGTACCTGGAACGCGCGGTGCGGCTGGCGCCGCAGGAGTCGCGCCCGCTCTACCACCTGGGCCAGGCGCAGTTCCAAGCCGACGATCACGCCGGCGCGGTGCGCTCGTTCACGGATTTCCTGGCGCGGGCGAGCAACGACCCGCAGGCGGTCGCCAATGTGAGCAGCGCGGAATATGTGCTCGGGCAGGCGCTGCACGCGCTCGGCCGCGACACCGAAGCCACCGCGCACTTCGATCGCGCGAAAACGCTGAAAGAGAAATATCGAGCGCAGTCCCAGGACCAGCTGGAGCAGTATCTGGCTGAGTCCCCGATGGGCGGCTCCGGCACGGTCGGCGTGTGGCAGGTCCCGGCGGCCCCGATGCCGGCGGGCGCCGCGGCCGCGCGCGCGCAGCTTTCCGAGATCATCGCACGCGCCTACTTCAACCTCGGAGTGATCCTGTCGCAGCGGAAGCACTACGTGGGCGCGGCCGCGTCCTTTTATCACGCGGCGGATTGGGATCCGAACTTCCCGGCGGTGCAGGCCTCCCTGGGCGTGGCGCGCTTCCAGGCTGAGCAGCCTGCGCTGGCCGTCGAGCCGTTGCGTGCCGCCCTGCGGCTGCAGCCGAACGACCGGCAGCTCGCCCGCCTGCTCGCCCTCTCCTGCTTCCAGAGCGGCGCCTACCAGTGCGCCGCGGAGCTGCTGGAGCACGACGCGGATGCCCGCTCCGACGCTTCCCTGCAGTACGCGCTCGGCGTCTCGCTGGTGAAGCTGGGCGATACCAAGCGCGCGGGCGAGATCTTCGGCCACATGCTGGCGGCCAATCGCTCCTCGGCGCCGCTCTACGTGATGCTGGGTGACGCGCACGCGCAGCAAGGCGACTTCGATTCCGCTTTGACGCAGTACCAGGAGGCGCTCAAGCTGGATGCGAACGTTTCGGGCGCTCATTTTTCGAGCGGAGTCGTCTACCTGCGGCGCGGACAGCTTCCCCTGGCACAGCGCCACTTCGAGGAGGAGCTGCGGTCGCATCCCAACGACCCGCGCACGCGCTATCACCTTGCGTACACGCTTTCGCTCCAGAGCCAGGGCGCGGCGGCGGTGCCGCTCCTGCAACAGGTGCTGCGGCAGGATCCCTCGTACGCCGACGCGCGCTATCTGCTCGGGCAGATCCTGCTCGAGCAAGGCGACGCCGCGGGGGCCGCCGAGCAGCTGGAAGCCAGCATCCGACTGGCGCCGAATGAAGCGCGCGCGCACTATCAGCTCGGCAAGGCCTACCAGCGGCTCGGCCGCACGGCCGATGCCGAGCAGCAGTTCGCGCTCTTCCAGCAGCTCAAGGGCCGGGGAGAGGATCAGTGAAGCGCTGCATCGCCATCCTGCTGGTGCTCGGCGCGGTGTCCGCCGCCGCGCAGCAACCGGGTAAGCCGCGGCGCGGCGCGCCCGCGCCACGCGCCAAGGCCGCTGCTCCGAGCGGGCCGGCTGCGTGGCTGGCGAAGGCAGAAGCCGAGTCGCGGCGCGGCGACGACCGTGCGGCCATCGCGAGCGTGACGCAGGCGCTCCGG of the Terriglobales bacterium genome contains:
- a CDS encoding tetratricopeptide repeat protein, which codes for MRLPATVWVAVLLGCAIPAVAQQAPAADAGPAADIQRAEQALQAKDFYLAESEYRFAAARALIAFGNLAAAGARWDEALRAYGEASQQLSDPTEPVLSAATVYLQQQKPVQAEGVLRELNATVRNPRVLQLLAVAYAAQNRIGEAMQQIDETRAAAPDDPEVMLAQANIALQAKDASRAQAAFDALAKARPGAAVHVLIGRTWRDYEHFDEARKELEIALRLDPRVRRANYYLGTILIRRPDALRDAIVAFQRELAIAPDDYLCNLNAGIALTADRRAAEAVPYLERAVRLAPQESRPLYHLGQAQFQADDHAGAVRSFTDFLARASNDPQAVANVSSAEYVLGQALHALGRDTEATAHFDRAKTLKEKYRAQSQDQLEQYLAESPMGGSGTVGVWQVPAAPMPAGAAAARAQLSEIIARAYFNLGVILSQRKHYVGAAASFYHAADWDPNFPAVQASLGVARFQAEQPALAVEPLRAALRLQPNDRQLARLLALSCFQSGAYQCAAELLEHDADARSDASLQYALGVSLVKLGDTKRAGEIFGHMLAANRSSAPLYVMLGDAHAQQGDFDSALTQYQEALKLDANVSGAHFSSGVVYLRRGQLPLAQRHFEEELRSHPNDPRTRYHLAYTLSLQSQGAAAVPLLQQVLRQDPSYADARYLLGQILLEQGDAAGAAEQLEASIRLAPNEARAHYQLGKAYQRLGRTADAEQQFALFQQLKGRGEDQ